A genomic stretch from Enterobacteriaceae endosymbiont of Donacia dentata includes:
- a CDS encoding rod shape-determining protein has product MLKKFRGMFSNDLSIDLGTANTLIYVKGQGIVLNEPSVVAIRQDKAGFPKSVAAVGYNAKKMLGRTPGNIAAIRPMKDGVIADFSITEKMLQHFIKQVHSNSFMRPSPRVLVCVPVGATQVERRAIRESAQGAGAREVFLIEEPMAAAIGAGLPVSEATGSMVIDIGGGTTEVAVISLNGVVYSSSVRIGGDKFDEAIISHVRRNYGSLIGEATAEKIKHQIGSAYNNEETLEIEVRGRNLAEGVPRSFTLNSNEILEALQEPLTGIVSAVMIALEQCPPELAADIAERGMVLTGGGALLKNFDKLLIEETGIAVSIAEDPLTCVARGGGKALDMIDTHGGDLFSEE; this is encoded by the coding sequence AAATACTTTAATTTATGTAAAAGGACAAGGAATTGTACTTAATGAGCCCTCTGTTGTTGCAATAAGACAAGATAAAGCAGGTTTTCCTAAAAGTGTAGCAGCTGTAGGTTATAATGCTAAAAAAATGTTAGGAAGAACTCCTGGAAATATTGCAGCTATTAGACCAATGAAAGATGGTGTTATAGCAGATTTTTCTATTACTGAAAAAATGTTGCAACATTTTATTAAACAAGTACATAGTAATAGTTTTATGCGTCCTAGTCCAAGAGTATTAGTATGCGTTCCTGTAGGTGCTACTCAAGTTGAAAGAAGAGCTATTCGTGAATCAGCTCAAGGAGCTGGTGCAAGAGAAGTATTTTTAATAGAAGAACCGATGGCAGCAGCTATTGGAGCTGGTTTACCAGTTTCTGAAGCTACAGGTTCTATGGTTATAGATATAGGAGGAGGTACAACTGAAGTAGCTGTTATTTCTCTTAATGGAGTAGTATATTCTTCTTCTGTAAGAATAGGAGGAGATAAATTTGATGAAGCTATTATTAGCCATGTAAGACGAAATTATGGATCTTTAATTGGAGAAGCTACAGCTGAGAAAATTAAACATCAAATAGGTTCTGCTTATAATAATGAAGAAACATTAGAAATAGAAGTAAGAGGAAGAAATTTAGCTGAGGGAGTTCCAAGAAGTTTTACATTAAATTCTAATGAAATATTAGAAGCTCTTCAGGAACCTTTAACAGGAATAGTTAGTGCTGTTATGATTGCATTAGAACAATGTCCTCCTGAATTAGCTGCTGATATTGCAGAAAGAGGTATGGTTTTAACTGGAGGAGGTGCTTTATTAAAAAATTTTGATAAATTATTAATAGAAGAAACAGGAATAGCAGTTTCTATAGCAGAAGATCCATTAACTTGTGTTGCAAGAGGTGGAGGTAAAGCTTTAGATATGATTGATACACATGGAGGAGATTTATTTAGTGAAGAATAA
- the mreC gene encoding rod shape-determining protein MreC, which yields MKLIFDKKPILIIRIIIAMIISFIIITTDIYSNYFVNIRYFIDKKLSPIYLTINKPYYLYITILSYFKKNNLLQKQNRCLSYKILQQNMKLYSLKKIQYENNNLKKFFKLPIVKEKKNVLAKIIPIYFPIYKNKIFINKGYKDKIKQGTIVLNEEGIIGRVITVRKKNSQVLLICNKNIFIPVQVKNSDIKFIINGQGCKKRLQSEYISSDIIINKGDILITSGLDEEYPAGYPVGIITKIIFDKEKNLKKAYIKSFIQIEKIKYLLLLIN from the coding sequence ATGAAATTAATTTTTGATAAAAAACCTATTTTAATTATTAGAATCATTATAGCAATGATAATTTCATTTATAATTATAACTACAGATATATATTCTAATTATTTTGTAAATATAAGATATTTTATTGATAAAAAACTTAGTCCTATATATTTGACTATAAATAAACCATATTATTTATATATAACTATATTAAGTTATTTTAAAAAAAATAATTTATTACAAAAACAAAATAGATGTTTATCTTATAAAATATTACAACAAAATATGAAATTATATAGTTTAAAAAAAATTCAATATGAAAATAATAATCTAAAAAAATTTTTTAAACTACCAATTGTAAAAGAAAAAAAAAATGTATTAGCAAAAATAATACCTATATATTTCCCTATATATAAAAATAAAATTTTTATTAATAAAGGTTATAAAGATAAAATAAAACAAGGAACAATTGTTCTTAATGAAGAAGGTATAATAGGTCGAGTCATAACAGTTAGAAAAAAAAATAGTCAGGTTTTATTAATTTGTAATAAAAATATTTTTATACCAGTACAAGTAAAAAATAGTGATATTAAATTTATAATTAATGGTCAAGGATGTAAAAAAAGATTACAATCTGAATATATATCATCAGATATTATTATAAATAAAGGAGATATTTTAATTACTTCTGGATTAGATGAAGAATATCCTGCAGGATATCCTGTTGGGATAATAACAAAAATAATATTTGATAAAGAAAAAAATTTAAAAAAAGCATATATAAAATCATTTATACAAATTGAAAAAATAAAATATTTATTATTATTAATTAATTAA
- the mreD gene encoding rod shape-determining protein MreD — MKNHFLKLYIYLTLIISLFLQIILTKNSNIIFHISFLLLTLIYWLLEYPYIINITTGFFLGLTIDLFTNNILGIYSLMLSVLTYFLLSNYKLIINFNIIYKMLFITCILYIINMIIYSLNSVEFNYCNLFLQSIFNGLIWVIIYFCFKKINFICKDFPNKRKNIL, encoded by the coding sequence ATGAAAAATCATTTTTTAAAACTTTATATTTATTTGACATTAATAATATCATTATTTTTACAAATAATACTTACTAAAAATAGTAATATTATCTTTCATATATCATTTTTATTACTTACTTTAATTTATTGGTTATTAGAATATCCATATATTATTAATATAACAACAGGATTTTTTCTAGGATTAACTATAGATTTATTTACAAATAATATTTTAGGAATTTATAGTTTAATGTTAAGTGTATTGACATATTTTTTATTATCTAATTATAAATTAATTATAAATTTTAATATAATATACAAAATGTTATTTATAACATGTATTTTATATATCATAAATATGATTATATATTCTTTAAATAGTGTTGAATTTAATTATTGTAATTTATTTTTACAAAGTATTTTTAATGGTTTAATTTGGGTTATTATTTATTTTTGTTTCAAAAAAATTAATTTTATATGTAAAGATTTTCCTAATAAAAGGAAAAACATTCTATAA
- a CDS encoding TusE/DsrC/DsvC family sulfur relay protein has translation MFISKKKKKEFHLWNENFALKIACKENIILTSNHWKVIYTLRFLYIKFNTTPNLRILINVLKKKYKNINWDSVVLFNLFPKGSIRQASNIAGLPQKNICL, from the coding sequence ATGTTTATATCTAAGAAAAAAAAAAAAGAATTTCATTTATGGAATGAAAATTTTGCTCTTAAAATAGCTTGTAAAGAAAATATAATATTAACTTCTAATCATTGGAAAGTTATATATACATTACGTTTTTTATATATAAAATTTAATACAACTCCTAATTTGCGTATTTTAATAAATGTATTAAAAAAAAAATATAAAAATATAAATTGGGATAGTGTAGTTCTTTTTAATTTATTTCCGAAAGGATCCATAAGACAAGCATCTAATATTGCAGGATTACCACAAAAAAATATTTGTTTATAA
- the rsmI gene encoding 16S rRNA (cytidine(1402)-2'-O)-methyltransferase gives MNNKNLKLGNLYIISTPIGNYNDISNRAIITLRKVDLILAEDTRKTGLLLKNFNIKNKLYPYYEYNEKKNAKFFLEKIKNGYNIGLVSDSGTPLISDPGYKIVQLCRQKYVNIKIIPIPGPCAAILALSVSGLATDKFCYEGFLSKKTSKRIKRLNELKFENRTIIIYESKHRILKCLYDIENIFGKNRYIIFAKELTKKWENIYGNNISNLIKWIKLDINRLKGEIVLIIEGYNYKINKKISSKIIQTFLILKQELSIKKAINITSKIYSIKKNILYKFIINNKY, from the coding sequence ATGAATAATAAAAATTTAAAATTAGGTAATTTATATATTATTTCTACACCAATAGGTAATTATAATGATATAAGTAATAGAGCTATAATAACTTTACGTAAAGTTGATTTAATACTAGCAGAAGATACAAGAAAAACAGGATTATTATTAAAAAATTTTAATATTAAAAATAAATTATATCCTTATTATGAATATAATGAAAAAAAAAATGCAAAATTTTTCTTAGAAAAAATAAAAAATGGTTATAATATTGGATTAGTTTCAGATTCTGGTACTCCATTAATTAGTGATCCTGGATATAAAATTGTTCAATTATGTCGCCAAAAATATGTAAATATTAAAATTATACCTATTCCTGGACCATGTGCAGCTATTTTAGCTTTATCAGTTTCAGGTTTAGCAACAGATAAGTTTTGCTATGAAGGATTTTTATCAAAAAAAACAAGTAAAAGAATAAAAAGATTAAATGAATTAAAATTTGAAAATAGAACTATAATTATTTATGAATCTAAACATAGAATATTAAAATGTTTATATGATATAGAAAATATTTTTGGAAAAAATAGATATATAATATTTGCTAAAGAATTAACAAAAAAATGGGAAAATATATATGGAAATAATATTTCAAATTTAATAAAATGGATAAAATTAGATATTAATAGATTAAAAGGAGAAATAGTATTAATTATAGAAGGATATAATTATAAAATTAATAAAAAAATTTCTTCTAAAATAATTCAGACATTTTTAATTTTAAAACAAGAATTATCAATTAAAAAAGCAATAAATATTACTTCAAAAATTTATTCTATAAAAAAAAATATATTATATAAATTTATCATAAATAATAAGTATTAA